Proteins from a genomic interval of Aureimonas sp. AU20:
- a CDS encoding alpha/beta fold hydrolase has protein sequence MDRAKSCHSAFDPLTPYAARSAFPESGHKVRGHRGSIRYRTRWHRFLLIHGLFGSLSAPGILSAFGDATVLAPDLIGYGSYRNGAPVGWELFEQADHVAGWLRERSDEPVDVVGHSVGGAIAVLFAGRHPKLTRSLTSIEGNLTLGDAFWSRKIATQELFEISEEVDGFRADVAAWIGRAGVEPTPFALEVATQWLENQPISTLRSQARAVVSATGEDAYLDGLKKFVNSGLPVHLLAGARARSSWNVPEWLTREATTNADIPDTGHLMMLEAPGLFARSIIRNLADSTKCRGQPE, from the coding sequence ATTGATCGGGCGAAAAGCTGCCATTCCGCTTTCGACCCATTAACGCCATACGCTGCACGAAGCGCTTTCCCCGAAAGCGGACACAAGGTTCGTGGCCATCGGGGATCAATACGGTACAGGACGCGATGGCACCGATTCCTACTGATCCACGGCTTGTTCGGATCGCTGAGCGCTCCCGGCATCCTCTCCGCTTTCGGCGACGCAACGGTTCTCGCACCTGATTTGATAGGATACGGCTCTTACCGAAACGGAGCCCCGGTTGGATGGGAGCTGTTTGAGCAAGCTGACCACGTCGCAGGCTGGCTGCGCGAACGCTCCGACGAGCCCGTTGATGTCGTTGGTCACTCGGTCGGCGGCGCCATTGCGGTCTTATTTGCGGGGCGCCATCCAAAATTGACGAGATCCCTGACGAGTATTGAGGGCAACCTCACACTGGGCGACGCCTTTTGGTCGCGAAAAATTGCAACGCAGGAACTCTTCGAGATCTCAGAAGAGGTCGATGGTTTTCGCGCTGACGTGGCCGCGTGGATCGGCCGTGCCGGCGTGGAGCCGACCCCCTTTGCCTTGGAAGTAGCGACCCAGTGGCTCGAAAACCAACCCATCTCCACATTGCGTAGCCAGGCTCGCGCTGTCGTCTCGGCGACAGGCGAAGATGCTTATCTCGATGGTCTGAAGAAGTTCGTTAATTCCGGTCTGCCGGTTCATCTGCTCGCAGGTGCTCGCGCTCGGAGCAGTTGGAACGTGCCCGAGTGGCTGACACGCGAAGCCACAACCAACGCTGACATTCCGGACACTGGACACCTGATGATGCTGGAGGCACCTGGACTGTTCGCCAGGAGCATCATACGGAATCTGGCTGACAGCACAAAATGCCGGGGTCAGCCGGAGTAG
- a CDS encoding AraC family transcriptional regulator, with protein MAAFRPINPKAAGPFSTRSGRQTCSRGGWKAYGPQLGGLVQKLAFEIVEKTNSRRMNSQVEEMEDGPGPLPRSERVSFRRPLGHRGLETLAAHYVRQTFKPHSHPQYLIGVITGGVHSVWCRGERHTVLPGTLMSMRPGDVHHGNAAVEAGWVQRMFYVDEATMAEILGDRRGASASSLPDFERCDRHDPVLAARLERIHDSVHASRLTLSRDAAWVAFADVVAILAGGAPGDGARSALPDNRVRTLVDFLHAHVGEDVSLDTLSQLAGLRRRQTIDLFKRQTGLPPHAYHIGLKVRLVQDRLRDGHAPAAAAMEAGFSDQSHMARHFTAIVGMTPAAYAQADRVRTFVL; from the coding sequence ATGGCAGCTTTTCGCCCGATCAATCCGAAAGCTGCCGGTCCGTTCTCGACCCGATCAGGCAGACAAACTTGCAGCCGGGGTGGGTGGAAAGCTTACGGTCCGCAGTTGGGAGGGCTGGTGCAAAAGCTGGCGTTCGAGATAGTTGAGAAGACGAACAGCCGCCGCATGAACAGTCAGGTAGAAGAGATGGAAGACGGGCCGGGCCCGCTACCCCGATCGGAGCGGGTTTCGTTCCGGCGTCCGCTGGGTCATCGTGGCCTCGAGACGTTGGCGGCCCACTACGTGCGGCAGACGTTCAAGCCGCATTCCCATCCGCAATACCTGATCGGCGTCATCACCGGCGGCGTGCATTCGGTCTGGTGCCGTGGCGAGCGCCATACGGTCCTGCCGGGAACCCTGATGTCCATGCGGCCCGGCGACGTCCATCACGGCAACGCGGCCGTCGAGGCCGGCTGGGTGCAGCGGATGTTCTACGTCGACGAGGCCACGATGGCGGAGATTCTCGGGGATCGCCGGGGCGCATCGGCCTCCTCGCTCCCCGACTTCGAACGGTGCGACCGCCACGACCCTGTGCTTGCAGCGCGCCTCGAACGCATTCACGACAGCGTCCACGCCTCGCGGCTGACGCTGTCGCGCGACGCGGCGTGGGTCGCCTTCGCGGACGTTGTCGCCATCCTTGCCGGCGGCGCACCAGGCGACGGCGCCCGAAGCGCCTTGCCCGACAATCGCGTCCGGACGCTGGTCGACTTTCTCCATGCCCATGTCGGCGAGGACGTGAGCCTCGACACGCTCTCGCAGCTCGCGGGCCTTCGTCGCCGGCAGACGATCGACCTCTTCAAGCGACAGACCGGACTGCCCCCGCATGCCTACCACATCGGCTTGAAGGTGCGCTTGGTTCAGGACCGACTGCGCGATGGGCACGCGCCCGCCGCCGCCGCGATGGAGGCGGGCTTTTCCGACCAGAGCCATATGGCCCGTCACTTCACGGCTATCGTCGGCATGACGCCGGCGGCCTACGCGCAAGCTGACCGGGTCCGCACTTTCGTTCTATAA